The proteins below come from a single Antennarius striatus isolate MH-2024 chromosome 18, ASM4005453v1, whole genome shotgun sequence genomic window:
- the gpt gene encoding alanine aminotransferase 2-like — MSAAMMKLLSMSNVRLLSRGRSELLAGCSGGQRIGGSGVRALTRPPLSSTDPGRALSSLSPTRRGLPREKMTENGVSPRTKVLTIDTMNPTVKKVEYAVRGPIVTRAMELEKELAEGVKKPFSEVIKANIGDAHAMGQQPITFFRQVLALCSYPELLNDSTFPEDAKSRARQFLQSCGGNSIGAYSASQGIEHVRQNVARYIERRDGGIPCDPDNIYLTTGASDGIMTMMKLLVCGEGATRTGVMISIPQYPLYSAALAELDAVQINYYLNEEKCWSLDISELQRALDEARSYCRPQALCIINPGNPTGQVQSRECIEGVIRFAAKERLFLMADEVYQDNVYADGCQFHSFKKVLFEMGPEYSNTVELVSFHSTSKCYMGECGFRGGYLEIVNMDSDVKAQLTKLESVRLCSPVPGQALMDLVVNPPQPGEPSYDNFIKERTATLSALAEKAKLTEQVLNTVEGIRCNPVQGAMYSFPRITIPEKAIKEAMDSGEKPDMFYCMKLLEETGICLVPGSGFGQKDGTYHFRMTILPPTDKLKVLLNKLKEFHLNFTKQYS, encoded by the exons aTGTCAGCAGCGATGATGAAGCTGCTATCCATGTCGAACGTTCGGCTCTTAAGCCGCGGGCGAAGCGAGCTGCTCGCCGGTTGCAGCGGCGGGCAGCGGATCGGCGGCTCCGGGGTCCGCGCTCTGACCCGTCCGCCTCTGTCCTCCACCGATCCCGGCAGAGCCTTATCCAGCCTCAGTCCGACGAGACGCGGGCTGCCCAGAGAAAAAATGACGGAAAATGGAGTGTCGCCCCGGACAAAAGTGCTGACCATTGACACCATGAACCCCACGGTGAAGAAGGTGGAGTACGCGGTGCGGGGTCCCATCGTGACCCGGGCgatggagctggagaaggagctcGCTGAG GGAGTGAAGAAGCCGTTTTCTGAGGTCATCAAGGCAAACATTGGTGACGCACACGCAATGggccagcagccaatcacctTCTTTAGACAG GTGTTGGCACTgtgctcttatcctgaactgtTGAATGACAGCACATTCCCAGAGGATGCTAAAAGTAGAGCTCGTCAGTTTCTGCAGTCCTGTGGAGGGAACAGTATAG GTGCCTACAGTGCCAGTCAGGGCATCGAGCATGTGCGTCAGAATGTGGCCAGATACATCGAGCGAAGGGATGGTGGCATACCCTGTGACCCAGACAACATTTACCTCACCACAGGGGCCAGTGATGGCATAATG ACCATGATGAAGCTGCTGGTGTGTGGTGAGGGTGCGACTCGTACAGGCGTCATGATCTCTATACCTCAGTATCCACTGTACTCTGCTGCGCTGGCTGAACTGGATGCTGTGCAGATCAACTACTATCTTAATGAAGAAAAGTGCTGGAGTCTGGATATCAGTGAGCTGCAGCGAGCCTTGGATGAGGCCCGGAGCTACTGCAGACCCCAAGCCCTGTGCATTATCAACCCTGGAAACCCCACCG GTCAGGTCCAAAGCAGAGAGTGCATTGAGGGCGTCATCCGATTTGCAGCAAAGGAGCGTCTCTTCCTCATGGCAGATGAG GTGTACCAGGACAATGTGTATGCTGATGGTTGCCAGTTCCACTCTTTTAAGAAGGTCCTGTTTGAGATGGGACCCGAGTACTCGAATACAGTAGAGCTGGTATCATTCCACTCTACCTCCAAGTGCTACATGGGAGA GTGTGGCTTTCGTGGAGGCTACTTGGAGATCGTCAACATGGACAGTGACGTTAAAGCCCAGTTGACCAAACTGGAGTCAGTCCGTCTGTGCTCCCCTGTTCCTGGACAGGCTTTGATGGACTTAGTGGTCAACCCACCACAGCCAGGGGAGCCGTCTTACGACAACTTCATCAAG GAGCGCACAGCAACCTTGAGTGCCTTAGCGGAGAAGGCCAAGCTTACAGAGCAAGTCCTCAACACTGTGGAAGGAATCAGGTGCAATCCTGTGCAGGGAGCTATGTACTCTTTCCCTCGCATAACCATCCCTGAAAAGGCCATCAAAGAGGCCATG GACAGTGGTGAGAAGCCAGATATGTTTTACTGCATGAAACTCCTGGAGGAGACGGGGATCTGCCTTGTTCCTGGAAGTGGGTTTGGCCAGAAAGATGGAACCTACCACTTCAG AATGACCATCTTGCCACCAACAGACAAGCTGAAAGTCCTGCTGAACAAACTGAAGGAGTTCCACCTTAACTTCACGAAGCAGTATTCTTAA